In Lolium rigidum isolate FL_2022 chromosome 7, APGP_CSIRO_Lrig_0.1, whole genome shotgun sequence, the DNA window ttggtgaaatagtttcgccggagggttagtctgtgcttttcttccacttttgggttatttttgtgtaaatcgccttcaCTTGCAATTGGAAAATCTCGGTTGCAACCCAACTTGCAACTCGAatgcacgaatcacgatgcaatcaAACGGTGTAGAAATTAACTGAGCAAGAATTAGTTAAGAATTagcaaatccaaaaaaaaaacagtcaAATCGCACCAACCGAATCAGGTTGTGTGAAGCGAATCCGATTATAAACTCATCTAATGCCTCCATCAGCTCATCCGATCCACGAGCACGCCACTTCGCTCGCCTTGTTTAATCACTCCAATCCACAGATCGTGGTCGCTGACTGCTGATGAGCTTAGACAAAGCTACAGCCAGCCCACGAGAGGCAACCTGAGCTCCAAGATCCATCTATCCATGGCGGACACCGCGACGCTCTCCTTCCTACTCCTCTCGCTCGCCGCGCCTCTCTTGCTCCTCgccatcctcctcctcgggagccgCCGGAACAAGAAGCGCCTGCGGCTGCCGCCGAGCCCGCCGTCCCTGCCCGTCATCGGCCACCTGCACCTCTTCAAGAAGCCCCTCCACCGCGCGCTGGCCTCCCTCGCGGCGGCGCACGGGCCCGTGCTCCTCCTCCGGTTCGGCTCCCGCCGCGTGCTCCACGTCgccgaccccgccgccgccgaggagtgCCTCGGCACGCACGACGTCCTCTTCGCCAACCGCCCGCGCCTCCCCTCCGCGCGCCACCTCTCCAACGGCTACACCACGCTCGGCTCCTCCAGCTACGGCCCCAACTGGCGCAACCTCCGCCGCATCGCCACCGTCGAGGTGCTCTCCGCGCACAGCGTCCTCCGCTCGgcacccgcgcgcgccgccgaggTCCGGGACACCGCGCGGCGGCTCGTCCTCGACGCCCACGAGGCCTCGGACTCGCGGCCCGCGCGCGCCGACGTGAAGGCGCGCGCGTTCGAGCTGGCGCTGAACGTCGCGGCGCGGATGATCGCCGGGAAGCGGTactacggcggcggcgaggagtccGAGTCCGAGGAGGCGGCCAGGTTCCGGGAGATGGTGCGCGAGTACTTCGCCATGCACGGGGCGTCCAACCTGCAGGACTTTTTGCCGGTGCTCGGCATGGTGGACTTCGGCGGCGCCAAGCGCCGGGCGGTTAGGCTCTCCAGGACGCGCAACGAGTGGGCGCAGCGGCTCATCGACgagcaccgcgccgccgccgccgatgacgacgaggGGAGGAGGAGCAGCCGTGGTGGCAGGACGATGGTCGGCGACCTGCTGGACATGCAGGCGGCCGACCCGGAGGCCTACAGCGACAAGGTCATCAGAGCGCTCTGCCTGGTGAGCAACTTGCTTCCTCTCTCTCGTTCTGATTCGCAAATTGCAAGAGCTAGACACTGCATTAGCATCTGCTCATGGATTTATTCAGTAGCAGATCCTATACAAATTACAAAGTACTTAAGCTGCATTTGGTCAACCTGTAAAGGATTAACATAGGGATCTTAAATCACGTCCTTGTCATCGATATGGCCACCGATCTTCCTCTCCACATCTTCAGCAATCGCGAAATGGAAACATTTTTCAGCAGTCGCTGGAACCCAAATTTTCTTTATGCCACCTAAAAGCGACAGCTTTCACAATCAATATTCATTGTCACGTTTTATCTATACATTATTATACTCCTCTCCACATCGTCAGCGACCAAGAAATGGAAACGGTTTCAGCCGTCGCTCGAACCCGAATTTTCTTTCTGCTGTCGAAAAGCGACAGCTTTCACAATCAATATTCTTTGGCACGTTTTATCTATAGTGTATCTGATTTTTTTTATTGATTAATCCTCCTTGCCATTTCAAGAGTAAGCGGACTGGGAAATCCTCCTTGATATAACTGACTCTGCAAAATGTGCATGTAGCCCCCGTGACTTTTTTGGGGTAGCTAATTACAATATGTACCTTGATGCACTAGATTATTATGTAGCCCATGTGTTTGCTAGTGATTAATTCCTGTAATACACATGTACACTGAGCAACGTACCAGTCTACCAGATCATCCGTTGCAACTTCGAAATTTGCCTCTGTCATCATGATTATTGTTACACTCTGAACTAAACATCAAATGCAACAATGTATTTTCTCCAGCTTCTCTGAGCACATAAGTAACATCGCTCCGATTGATCTTAACCATCAACACATCAATAGCTCATGTCAATCTTTGCTGAAACAGAGCATCCTGCAAACAGGAACGGACACCTCATCGAGCGCCATTGAATGGGGCATGGCGGAGCTGATAAACCACCCGGCAGCAATGGCCAAGGCTAGGGCGGAGCTTGACAAGGTCGTCGGCACAGGGCGCCTCCTGGAGGAAGCTGACCTGCCAAGCCTCCCTTACCTCCAGTGCATCATTACGGAGATCCTGCGGCTGCACCCAATTGGCCCGCTCCTTGCGCCGCACGAGTCATCCGCTGACTGCACTGTCGCTGGTTACGACATCCCGGCTGGGACGATGCTTCTCGTCAATGTGCACATGATGCACAGGGACGCGGGCATTTGGGAGGAGCCGGAGAGGTTTATGCCGGAAAGGTTTGAAGGTGGAAAGGGCGAGGGAAAATGGATGCTACCATTCGGCATGGGGCGGAGGCGGTGCCCGGGCGAGGGGTTCGCCATGAAGGTCGTTGGCCTCACGCTGGGCACGTTGATGCAGTGCTTCGAGTGGAGCAGGGTCGGGGAGGAGGCAGTTGACATGTCTGAAGGGTCGGGGCTGACCATGCCCATGGCCGTGCCGTTGGAGGCGTTGTACTGGCCTCGTGCAGAGATGGCATCACTGCTAAGAACACTTTAGGAAAGGAAAAGGTGTATCATTACTTTGTTCTTCCAAAAAAATTACTGATAATAAAGCAATGTCAAGAACAGGAAAGCCAGGAAAATTACCTTTGATTTCAAATGTTTGTTCTGGATCACAGGCTGAACATGCAGACTGAATATTCCATCGAGATATATTTGTGTTGGAACCAAAACTTAGCCCCTATTGAAAGCTTCTAGTTACATGAGAACATAAGGTTGGGGCAGAAACAAAAAAACAGAAACATTAAATATACGCAGAGGCAAGAACCTCGAGCACAAGCAAAATAAGCTGGAGCTGATGCACAGCACAAGCACAAAAACATTATGAACATGAGAAATAAACTCATGTATGGCAGAAACAGGAGGACCTTGCCGAACACTGTGTGCATGTTTTCATACTAATGATGAACTTCATAAGCAACAGTCGTCATACTAGAAGATATCCACAAGCTGCTAGAGTATTTCCAGTACTTCAATGAAAAACCAACTGAAACCAATAAGAGGGATCTCAAGACTGCCCCAGGAACATGGTCCATCAGATCATGGATGTGTTTCAACAAGCATTAGATTCGACTGGACAAATATTGATAGCTGGGTTTCCGATCAAATTACTAATCTGTAATCCCTTAAACACATATACAAGACCTTCAGATGAAACGGTATTGGACAACATCAATCCTGAACCTTTTCTGTCCCCTTCTCCAAACTCCACTACTCGCAAAGCATCTTACCCGGCACAGCAAGATCTCCAAACTCCACTACATGAATGAAAGAGTATCTACTACGGAGGGAAGAGAGAAATAAATGGCATGAAAGCTGCACAGCAAAGGGTGCAGTACTGCTTCAATACCATATGATATTATAACAATTCGAATCAAACCACACAAGAAAGCAAAATCAAACCTGCTGAATTATTAATGGCTAAACAGAGCGCTAGTATCCAATAGAATGGGAATTGTTTAATGGGACGAGTTGCGCATATGGATCAAATGTACAACCAGCGACATACCACTAGAACAATCACAAAGATTTTGCACATGACGATCAATGGTTACCTTAAATTCTTCCTATCATATCAGGAGCTCTATTTCCAAAATTACTCAGATATGCAATTCTGGCACAAATCAAGAGTGTAAGCAACATTTTGGTAAGAACTAGGAAGTTGGTATGCTTTAAAAGATCACTTATCATTGACAGCTTCTTTTTCTCACACAATAGCAAGATAGAAGAACGTTCTTAGATTAAAAATAATAAGACACCAACCTGTCCAGTAgcagttttcaaacaaattatgCCAGCCTAATACTATATTCTTTGCTAAAGAAAGAATTAACTTGCGGATATCGACATACAAAGAAAGTAAATTTTCATTATAACTAACAAGAATATCAGCACTAGGAAAAACATCCCCGGGGAATGCGTATAAAAGATAAGAGTAAATAAACCAGGACAACATACTTGGCGTTTCACTTTAGGAGCTGCAACAGTTATTGATAGCTGGGTTTCCGATCAAATTACTAATCTGTAATCCCTTAAACACATATACAAGACCTTCAGATGAAACAGTATGGGACAACATCAATCCTGAACCTTTTTCTGTCCCCTTCTCCAAACTCCACTACTCGCAAAGCATCTTACCCGGCACAGCGAGATCTCCTCAGACTACCTACTACAAAAAGGCAGCATCCTCTTTCCACCTTAAAACCTCTGGCAAAAACTTAACATGCTAGTACCAGAAAAGATTCTCAGTTACTATGCATCGCACACACGTCCAGAAGAAGCGTACCTCGAGAAGTCGTAAGCCAGTAAACAGAGCAGCCCCGTCATGCTGGGCAAGGGCCATAGGATAGAAACAGTGAAACAGAGGGTTTCCAAGATGTACTAGAGCTCTGTTCTTCCAGTATGGTTCATGTCCCAGCGATCGTGTTTACTAGAGTTCTCTTGCTTCCGCCATTTTTACTGGATGGTAAGCTAGCAGTTTCCATGCCACAACTCAATGATGTCAAATTCCCATTTGTAGGATGCTGTGTAAGAGAAATATCAATCAAGTTAGGGTCAATTCTCAATAGGTTCATGAAGCTAGCAATCGAAGAATAACAGATTTAACGTTACTTGTTACCCCAAATAAATGATGCACACATGTTTGTAAAATGGAGAAGTGGTGCATGTATCAAGAATATGCTTGCATGTATCAAGAATATGCTCCCTTCGAGCCATAATAAGTGCAGGAGGTTTAGTTCAAATAGGTCCAATTTGAACTAAAGCCCCAACACCTAttttggatctgagggagtagaAGGAATCAAGGGTAATGCCCTCGACAAAATAATGGGTAGTTGTCATGACCGCACTTATGGAGGCATTGGGCCGTGTCGCCTTGGCCCGTGTCACCTTGGGCCATGGGTCAGCCTTGCTTGGAGGAGGACGGGTGCAGAATATATACACAGGAGGAGCTACACGGGGAAGGCATCAAACAGAAACAGAGAAATGGAACTCctcatctatcttcttcttcctctggtcTAAATCCTCCTCTCCTTCAGGTCTGGTTGGTACCACAAGCAACCGCTGTATCGACCTCACGCCCCGATCCTCACCGGCGGCAACGGGGTGTGACAGTAGTCTATTCAATTTTGCATCTACTGTGCAAATATATACTATCTTGATAGAGACATTCCATTTCTACCAAACCATGTTAGCTGCAGCTCTTTTTTATGTTAGCAGCTGTTTAAATAATACTAATATAATGTACAGCATGCATGTTCAAGACTACATACATGATACATATTTCCAACTGGTGTACCAATGCATAGTTAACGCAGAAATGTTATGCTTCAAAGAACTCAAATGACGACTTCGGTAATTTGAAGTTATAAATTCAGCACAACTGCACAATACATAGTTAAAGTGTACGTCTTACGAAAATCAGGTCCATTTGTTCACTCTTTTCATGTGTCCTGTCTCCTCTAAACCCACCAAGATTTAAAGTTCAGTAGCACTATTTTAACTATGATTATGAAGTGATGAACATAATAAATGAAAAGATACAAACACTGAGTGTAAGGCCACATAATACTACCAAATAAAGCCTGTGATGTATTTCGCCTTTTTGTTTTCGTAACTTTGGACTCGTGAgacaacaaacggctgtgtgcatcctggttatgcagaggctggatgtaattgcttcttgaagtaataaagcatcctttatcggaaaaaaaataaAGCCTGTGAAAGAGAAGAAAAGGAACAGATCAAGCTTACCACATCATACACTAAAGAGTAATAATGATGGGAAAAACAATTGTAGAACTTACAAACATAGAGCCAAAAACATTACCAGGATGTTCCACCCTCTTCTAAATTAGATTTTCCAGGATGCCCTGCATACACATGCATTTTCTGATGCCCCAGAACTGGAGTCACCATTCCTAAGAAAATGCACTCACATTCTGCAAATGCCATTTGGCAGACCTATGGATGAATGTCTAGAAGAAATAGACATGATTTCTCCAGCTGGAAGAAGTCGGATTACATCAGTGATGATTTTCTGCTGACAATATAATTACATGGCCTGACACAATACATGGGATATTCAAGATGGTGAAAATCCCATTCTTTGGGTATCTATTACAGCACACTTCTTCATGAGAGGAATAATATGTAGAAGCAACATTATGCATGGTGTTCCTGTCCGAGTTGAGTGCCCATGAATATTAAGTGAGCATAGGTTATATCTATCCCTCAACTAGAAATAGATGGCCTtatctactactccctccatattggttgtaataacatcttatattggaCCGAGGGAGTAGTTACTGCGGCTAACACCTCTGAAATTTCAGGCGAAAGTATACAGATTACAGCACTACCCTCTAAAGAAGAAGAATTTAAGGTGTATCAATTCAACAAAAGCACACATACAACATAGAACCTCCTCAAATCTAATAGCTGAAAGCAAAACTGCAAGTAACAACTAATGCATAGAGCTGAAATTTGCATGCATTAACACCTGACTGGACCCAGATTGCATGAAGCCATGAACAATGGACTCAATCAGTCTCTACTTGTGACCAAACTCCCGCAATATGGTCCAGATACATCAGTGCTGGTATGAAGAATAAAACATTGAATGATCCATCCAAATCCTCTTCTAAAGAGTGGCACGGTACTCATGTACCCATCTCCTGCAGTCCTGCTGCAAGGAGCAAGCGAATCCAGGAATCGGTCTACAGTATCAATAAGAGATCAGTATCAATAAGAGATCGATAAAACCTAGCAGCATGGAACCTGTAAACAACGTAAGGTTTAAGAACCTGAAAGCCTACAGAAATAAATTTGGAAGGCTTTTTGTACCTGGCATCAGCTACCATGGACATTACAATTCTAGAATGAAACTAAATGCTTGTTCTGGCTGTATTCAAACTAGATAAACTAAACCATGCAATGCTGAGAAGTGCCACACTAATGAGGGTGGAAACAATCTTGCTAGCAGCACCAATATTCGCAGCTTCAATGTCATACAAGATGATGAAAATGGCACATTTACATTTGCAACTGATAATTAGAAT includes these proteins:
- the LOC124673334 gene encoding cytochrome P450 81Q32-like; this translates as MADTATLSFLLLSLAAPLLLLAILLLGSRRNKKRLRLPPSPPSLPVIGHLHLFKKPLHRALASLAAAHGPVLLLRFGSRRVLHVADPAAAEECLGTHDVLFANRPRLPSARHLSNGYTTLGSSSYGPNWRNLRRIATVEVLSAHSVLRSAPARAAEVRDTARRLVLDAHEASDSRPARADVKARAFELALNVAARMIAGKRYYGGGEESESEEAARFREMVREYFAMHGASNLQDFLPVLGMVDFGGAKRRAVRLSRTRNEWAQRLIDEHRAAAADDDEGRRSSRGGRTMVGDLLDMQAADPEAYSDKVIRALCLSILQTGTDTSSSAIEWGMAELINHPAAMAKARAELDKVVGTGRLLEEADLPSLPYLQCIITEILRLHPIGPLLAPHESSADCTVAGYDIPAGTMLLVNVHMMHRDAGIWEEPERFMPERFEGGKGEGKWMLPFGMGRRRCPGEGFAMKVVGLTLGTLMQCFEWSRVGEEAVDMSEGSGLTMPMAVPLEALYWPRAEMASLLRTL